In one window of bacterium DNA:
- the purF gene encoding amidophosphoribosyltransferase — MILQDDKFHDECGVFGIFDHPEAAKMAYLGLYALQHRGQESGGIAISDGEKIVCERGMGQVADIFRKDRLDSLRGHAAIGHVRYSTAGASQLKNAQPIYVQCHRGEIAIGHNGNLVNASAIRGELEKEGTIFTTTSDTEVVLHMIARSRQSRFIDALIDALAVLKGAYSFVLLTKDSLIGARDPWGFRPLCIGKLGGSYILASETCALDLIDADYVRDVKPGEVIVISEKGLESVMPFPQQRQHSCIFELVYFARPDSNVFQRNVYTARYNMGRQLAREAPVEADLVVPVPDSGLVAALGYSAESGIPIGFGLIRNHYVGRTFIEPKKSIRHFGVKVKLNPVRDILQNKSVVLIDDSIVRGNTSQKIVKMVRAAGAREVHFRISCPPTIGPCYYGIDTPTEEELIASYKTVPEIAEFIGVNSLQYLSLDGLLKASEEPEGGIFCTACYTKNYPVPVPKEGFEQLKLFQKSTEANEEKRELVVARS, encoded by the coding sequence ATGATACTTCAAGACGACAAATTCCATGACGAGTGTGGTGTTTTCGGAATCTTCGATCATCCGGAAGCAGCCAAGATGGCGTATCTTGGACTCTATGCATTGCAGCATCGAGGTCAGGAGAGTGGTGGCATCGCCATCAGCGATGGTGAAAAGATTGTCTGCGAACGGGGCATGGGGCAGGTCGCAGATATTTTCCGGAAAGATCGTTTAGATTCGTTGCGCGGCCACGCCGCTATCGGTCATGTTCGCTATTCGACCGCGGGCGCAAGCCAGCTGAAAAATGCGCAACCGATCTACGTGCAGTGCCATCGCGGAGAAATTGCTATCGGCCACAATGGCAATCTTGTGAACGCATCTGCGATTCGCGGAGAACTGGAGAAAGAAGGAACCATTTTCACCACGACCTCGGATACGGAAGTGGTTCTGCATATGATCGCTCGCTCGAGACAATCCCGATTTATCGATGCATTGATCGATGCGCTTGCTGTTCTGAAAGGCGCATATTCTTTCGTTTTACTGACGAAAGACAGTTTGATTGGAGCGCGCGATCCGTGGGGGTTCCGTCCGCTTTGCATTGGAAAACTGGGTGGCTCTTACATTCTGGCATCCGAAACATGCGCTCTGGACTTGATTGATGCGGACTACGTGCGTGATGTGAAACCGGGTGAAGTGATTGTTATCAGCGAAAAAGGGCTGGAGAGCGTAATGCCCTTTCCGCAACAACGACAGCATAGCTGCATCTTTGAGCTTGTTTATTTTGCGCGACCGGACAGCAATGTCTTTCAGCGAAACGTGTATACCGCGCGTTATAACATGGGACGCCAGCTCGCGCGCGAAGCGCCGGTCGAAGCAGATCTGGTTGTGCCTGTTCCGGATTCGGGTCTTGTTGCAGCTCTTGGCTATTCGGCTGAGTCTGGAATCCCGATCGGTTTTGGATTGATCAGAAATCACTACGTGGGCCGCACATTCATTGAACCGAAAAAAAGCATCCGGCATTTTGGCGTGAAAGTGAAACTCAATCCGGTGCGCGATATTCTGCAAAACAAGAGTGTCGTGCTGATTGATGATTCGATCGTGCGCGGAAACACCAGCCAGAAAATCGTTAAGATGGTTCGTGCTGCGGGCGCCCGCGAAGTTCATTTTCGTATCAGCTGCCCGCCCACAATTGGCCCCTGTTATTACGGCATCGACACACCAACCGAAGAAGAACTGATCGCTTCTTACAAAACTGTTCCGGAGATTGCCGAGTTTATCGGCGTGAATTCACTTCAATATTTGAGTCTGGACGGTTTACTGAAAGCGTCGGAAGAGCCGGAAGGCGGCATCTTTTGCACGGCTTGCTACACTAAAAATTATCCGGTACCGGTGCCTAAAGAAGGTTTTGAACAGCTCAAACTCTTCCAAAAGAGCACAGAGGCAAACGAAGAAAAACGGGAACTCGTCGTAGCACGCTCGTAA
- the purN gene encoding phosphoribosylglycinamide formyltransferase has protein sequence MSGRIGVLISGRGSHLRNLIACSQRGELDAQVVTVISNKPDAPGLQYAKEAGIESVVLPHRNYADREQYDEQLAQNLEQDRVDLVCLAGFLRLLSVPFVRRFPLRIMNVHPSLLPAFPGLHAQEQAMEYGVKVTGCTVHFIDDGLDSGPIILQKTLEVLSEDTPDTLADRLLPLEHKAYAEAVKLFFENRLRVEGRKVLIV, from the coding sequence ATGAGCGGACGGATTGGCGTTTTAATTTCCGGTCGGGGGAGTCATCTTCGCAATCTGATTGCGTGCAGTCAGCGGGGTGAACTGGATGCGCAGGTTGTCACAGTAATCAGCAACAAGCCGGATGCGCCGGGTTTGCAGTATGCAAAAGAAGCAGGGATTGAGTCAGTTGTCTTGCCCCACCGAAACTATGCAGATCGTGAACAATACGATGAACAACTCGCCCAGAATCTGGAACAAGACAGAGTCGATCTGGTTTGCCTTGCAGGATTTTTGCGGCTCCTTTCAGTTCCTTTTGTGCGACGTTTCCCTCTTCGCATCATGAACGTTCATCCGTCCTTACTGCCCGCATTTCCCGGTCTGCATGCGCAAGAACAGGCTATGGAGTATGGCGTCAAAGTCACTGGATGTACGGTACATTTTATTGATGATGGTCTGGATTCCGGACCCATTATTCTCCAGAAGACACTCGAAGTTTTGTCTGAAGATACACCCGACACTCTCGCTGACCGGCTTCTTCCTCTGGAACACAAGGCCTATGCTGAAGCAGTAAAACTCTTTTTTGAAAACCGTTTGAGAGTGGAGGGTAGAAAAGTACTAATTGTGTAG